The genomic window TCACGGTAGTCCGCCTGGCCGATTTGATACGCCCAACCGGGCGCCGAAAAGTCCACCTGGTTGTTGCGCTCGAAAGGCTCCCACACTTCCAGATCGAGACTCTCCAGCGCGGAAATCAACGGAGGAAGCAGCAAGGCTTTCTGCTGGTCAGAGAACCCATAAGGATTGGCGAGGTAGACGGTTTTTGCCAATGCGCGCCTCTTTCGCCGAGAGTGACTGCGGCAACGATCCTATTCGGACGGATCGAGCAGAAGCGATATCGACGTAGGAATGAACATCAGCGCAAGCGCTATGTCGATGATGATCCAGAGCTGGGTATCGCTATTAACCGGATCCGACCACTGCACGCCAAACCAGTTCCACAGGTGTGCGATGAGCACTGCTGCCGCGCAAAAGAAGAGTACGTTGGCCTCCAAGTACCTCCGAGTAACCGGCGAGTCGCTCCCTTCAGCACCAGCATTGCGCTTGCGTTCGATCGCTATGAGAAGGACTGCGATCACGCCAATGATCTGAAGTGGATTCAATACTTGCCAAACCGGAAGTGACGCATCGGACCAGGTTGGATCGTAGAACTGGGTGGCGAGGAAGTGCAAGGTAACTGCAGCACCTACCACGAGCAAGTAAACGCCTGCCAAACGCTTGAGCGCAGCCATGCTGAACCCTCCCTACAGCATAGAGACACAACCGAGCACATGGTTTGAAGAAGCTGGCAATTTGGTAGCGGGGGAGGGATTCGAACCCTCGACCTTCAGGTTATGAGCCTGACGAGCTGCCACTGCTCCACCCCGCGTCACATACGCACTGTAAATGCGTCCGCATCGCAGATGAGTACACATCTCTGGTGCGTGTTGAGTAGACCGATAAGCCCCATTCTGTCGCGGACAGCCATCTATCTTGGGCCGCAGCTTGCGCCGCGCCTCTTTGCGGCCTACCCGGGACTCCGCGAGCCGCCTCAACGTCCCTCTCTTGGCCTTGCTCCAGGTAGAGGTTACCCTTTTCACTCCGGTCGCAATCGCATGTAACGATGGCAACCGGCCGTAGTCTCTGTGGCCCTATTCCTCGCCTCACGGCGGACGGGTGTTACCCGCTACCCTGCTCTCTGGAGTGGGGACTTTCCTCACTCTGTCCACAACGTGAAGTGTGGACTCTGCGCGGCTGTCTAGTCTACTCAGCATTAGGCAGTATAGCACGGCATGCCTCACCACACAACCGGGCGATGCTACGGTTAGCACCACAGTTCGGTGTGAGAAACGGAGAAAGGCCATCGGGCGGCTTGGCCTGACCAAGTTGTTTGGAAGCCACTCCCACCGACGAGTCCCTATCGACAGGGGGCCTGTCATGCGGGAGGGTCGCAGCACCCTCCTGTTTTGGCCAGCCTTGAGATTAATTTGGACCTGCTATTCGGCAATCGATGTTTACGCTCTAGGTACCTGCTTGCGAAGTAGTCTTTTAAGCACTTTCCCACTCGCGTTACGAGGCAGATGATCAAAAAAGAATATCTTCCTCGGAACTTTGTATGCGAATAATCTCTCACGAGCAAAGCGCTGGAGTTCTTCAGCCGTAGCAGGAGTCCGAAGCACGATCGCTGCTGCTACTTCCTCACCAAGAACATCATCTGGCACTGAAAATACCGCCGCTTCAGCGACGGCTGGATGTTCGTACAGCACGTCCTCCACTTCTAATGACGAGAATCCCTGAGTACCTCTGCGTATATTGTCTTCCGAACGGTCAAGTAGGTAAAGATTTCCATTCTCATTAACGAACCCCAAATCTCCTGTTCGTATCCAACCGTCTTCAAGAAATACCTGCGCCGTGCGTTTCGGATCACGAAAATACCAGCGCCGAGGAAAGCCGACGCACCTCAGCCAAATCTCTCCTTCTTGATTAGGAGGTGCTTCCAGACCATTATCGTCTGAAATGCGTACTTCTTCTCTGCCAACCACGCACCCTTGAGAATCTGCTATGCCCACGGGACGCCCAAGTAGGCCGCTTGGAAACGGGCGTGCTGGATCATAGGTCACCCTAATCCCGGGAAGCGAAGCTTCATTCGTGCCATATCTGATAGTAAGCAGCGCTTGGGGGAATGCGGCTTGGAGCCGCGGAAGTAGTGCGGGGGGTGTTCTAAGGGACCCGAGGAAGATGCGCCTCAATGATGAAACATCGTAACGTTCATAGGCCCCCGATAGGAGTACTTGCTGTGCCATGGTCGGAATCAGGTCTGTAAAATGAGCTCTATGCTCCTCTATGAGGGCACAGAAACGTTCAGGATCAAACTCACGCATGATAATGGAACGTCGTGGCAGAGTTCCCGGCAGCATGAGGAAAGGGTGCAGCATTATTAGAGTCCCGGCTGTTTCTAACCCTATAGTCACGATGGCCACTGGGTGTTCTATATCATTGAATTCTGGGTCCGGAGGGTGAGAGTAGTAATAGCGGCAGGGATAGCTGGCGTTGCCATGAGAGCATGCGATGGCCTTGGGTGGTCCTGTGGTTCCAGAGGTATAGAGGATATGACATATGTCGTCTGGCACGACCGAACTCTTGAATGGCTCTTGTCGATGTCCGTTCTCTAGCTCATCAAGACTACTTATCCACCCTGAAAAGCCAATTGGCGCCAACTCGGGCAAACAAATAACGCCACTGGCCTGAGAGTGGTCGAGCCTGTAATTGACATCCTCAACAGCCCCCTCGCTTCGAAGGTGCACGGCGATTCCGCCTGTCTTCTGCACTCCAAAGTATGCCACTGAACAATCGATCCAATTTAGATTGTCAAATCGCAGACCGATTCGATCACCTTTTCTGACACCACGTTCGATCAGTCCACGAGCAACTGCATTTGATCGCTTGTCCAATTCGGCGTAAGTTACTGCCTCGCCTCCATCCACAATTACGGCAAGTTCGTCAGGATGAGTGGCCGCTCGCATACGAACTACATCCGGGAGTGTCCTCATAGCCTCTGCCCTCATCGCCTCACCTCGTTTCTGTTGCTTCGGGCTATTACGCCGCTAGTCTTCTCGCCACGGCAGACGCCAGAGCCCCAGCGCTATGCATACTAGCGCGAAGCCTGCCAGTACAGCGAGTTCGACCACAACATCGGTGCGACCGGACAACGACTTCGTGATCCCATCAGCGGCATAGCGTAGCGGCGAAATGTAGCCCAGCGCCTTTAGCAGCAAGGGCGCTTGCTCCATCGTGAAGTAAACGGGCGACAAGGCCGCAAGCACGATCGCCAACAGAGAGGCGCTGATGTTACCGGCCTGCAGCGTGGGGGCGAAGCTGACGACGAAAATGGTTAAGCCAGCCATCGTCAGAACCGTCAAGACAAGGCAGGGTACGAGACCCCAAGTGATGCTTATATCCACGCCGGCCGCGACCCCGAAGCCAAGCAGCATCACAACCGTTATGACGCCGGATATGGATGAATAGGCCAGTGAGCCGAGGATGTACGCGCCTTTTGACACCGGCATCGTAATGAGCAGCTTGAGGTAACCCATGAATCGTTGCGCGACCGCGTTCTGTCCGACGAGCATGCCGATGGAAAAAGCCACACCGAAAACCAACGTGCCGGCGAGCAGGCGGCGCACCACGGCCGGATCGTCAGGCGCAATCGCTTTGGTTACGTAGAACCACGGAATTGGGAAGGCGGCTGCCGCCAGCACGATCAGATACCACTGACGCATAATAGGTATGAAATTAAGCTCGAAGACCGAGACGACATCGGACATGAACTTTGTGAAGCCTCTGGTCCGATAGTGGCCCCGAGTAGCGTTAGGGTCTGGGTTTACCCAGCCCTCGGTTTGCCGTGGCGAATCATCCATTAGGTTGCAGCCTCTTCGTCCAGTGGACGTTTATTGCGCGTGAGACCGAGATAAACGTCTTCTAGGGTTGTCCTGGAGACGGTGTACTGGCGGATGCCCTTGGCTTGCACCTGTGCGACGAGTTCTTGGTCGGTGGCGCCATAGACAGTCTCGGTCTTGTCCTCCGTGTCGAATGTAATCTTGAATTCGAACCCATGTCCGGCCTTGAGATTGTCTACAGTATCGAGAGCCAACAACGTGCCGTCTTGGATGATGCCAACCCGGTCGCACAAGACTTCGGCCTCCTCCATGTTGTGGGTCGTGAGCAGAACGGTCGTGCCCTTGCGCTTGTAGCCAAGCAGCAGTTCCCACAAGTCGTGGCGCGCCTCGGGATCGAGGCCTGCGCTGGGCTCATCCAAGACCATGAGCGGAGGGTCAACCAGCGCGGCGATGCCGACGAGGAGGCGACGCTTCAGGCCTCCGGACAACTCTTCGGCGGGCTTATCCCGGTGCTCCTCAAGCCGCAGGTCGGCTATCAATTCATCGGCCCGGCGTGACGCCATCCGGGCAGAGAGGCCGCGTAATTTACCGAAGATACGCAGGTGGTGGCGTACCGATAGCTTGTAGTAGACTTGGGCCTCTTGCGGCATGACGCCCATATAGCCCTTAGCCTCATTGTAGTGGGCCACCGCATCGATCCCAAAGACACAGACTTCGCCTGAGGTCGGTATCAGCTCAGTGGTGATCTGCCGCACGAGTGTGGTCTTGCCCGCGCCGTTGGGACCAAGGATGCCCAGCAACTCGCCGGGTTCAACGGTTAGCGAAAGCTCTCGATTCGCCCAGGTGCCGTTCTTGTAGCGCTTGCTGATCTGCTTGATTTCAACGGGTGGTGCTTGCATAGAGAATAAAATCCCAACGCTATTAGTAAAATGGGCAAAAAACACCTGGTTAGACTCGACCTTGCTAACCTGCCCTTTAGACGAGCATGAATCGAAACCATTGCTATGTTTCGTCTAATGAAATGATATAGTTGTGTAATGGTCGATCTACGATCCAGTGTGGCTTTGCCTTGATAGCTCTATCCCTCGTTCCGCCAACGATTTCTATTCTGAATTCTGCCATCTGTGGCATCTCAAGGTCACGCCATTCTGTGTAGAGCTTGCTTAATTCCTCAATTGCAACTTCATGACCAACTAGGCGGTAGACCCCGGACGTTATGGCAGCCCACCCTTTTCCTTCCATATCGAGACCTATGCCGCTTGCGACTACTTGACGGCCTTGTCTAAGATTTATTAGACAACACTGCCCTGATCGCAAACCCACGTAAAACCAGAAATCTCTCAGTCTCTCTAGTCTATCCTCCACTATTCCATCCCAAAGGGGCCACTCACATACTCTTTCATCGAGCTGCTTGAACCGGAGCCCCCTGATGTCCTCGCTATAGAGTTGCCCCTCACCCTCAATCTGTTCGATCGCTGCGCCAACCGAACCGACCACGCGGCCTAGGACTTTGTCAGACTCCCGCCATACTTTCAAAAGGGAATACCATCCCCCAAAATACATTGGGACGAGCAGATAACCATGGATACCCAACTGAGTAATCCAATGCGGTGAAATGTCCGTACATCCGACGGTCACCAAAATTCTGTCGAATGGCGCTTTAGCAGTTCTTCCGTAGAACCCATCCAAATGAAGAACTTCAATGTCTCCGTAGCCTTCCTCCGCTAGACGGTTGGTTATGCCCTCCACCAAGTTCCTGTTGACGCCTACCGTGACTACCTTCAATTGACTTTCGACAATCTCTGAGAGCAGTGCCGCCTCGTAACCAGTGTTTGTACCGATGTGAAGCACGTTCATCCCACTTTGAAGCTCAAGACTCTCAATCATAAATGTGACAAATTCAGCCGCGAGCGTACGTCTTGGAGCCCCTGTATCATCTGACACAATGATAGGACCTCCAGAATAGATCGCTCTGAGATGTTCAAAATCAGGTGCCAGGCGATCCAGTCTT from Chloroflexota bacterium includes these protein-coding regions:
- a CDS encoding class I adenylate-forming enzyme family protein, translating into MRAEAMRTLPDVVRMRAATHPDELAVIVDGGEAVTYAELDKRSNAVARGLIERGVRKGDRIGLRFDNLNWIDCSVAYFGVQKTGGIAVHLRSEGAVEDVNYRLDHSQASGVICLPELAPIGFSGWISSLDELENGHRQEPFKSSVVPDDICHILYTSGTTGPPKAIACSHGNASYPCRYYYSHPPDPEFNDIEHPVAIVTIGLETAGTLIMLHPFLMLPGTLPRRSIIMREFDPERFCALIEEHRAHFTDLIPTMAQQVLLSGAYERYDVSSLRRIFLGSLRTPPALLPRLQAAFPQALLTIRYGTNEASLPGIRVTYDPARPFPSGLLGRPVGIADSQGCVVGREEVRISDDNGLEAPPNQEGEIWLRCVGFPRRWYFRDPKRTAQVFLEDGWIRTGDLGFVNENGNLYLLDRSEDNIRRGTQGFSSLEVEDVLYEHPAVAEAAVFSVPDDVLGEEVAAAIVLRTPATAEELQRFARERLFAYKVPRKIFFFDHLPRNASGKVLKRLLRKQVPRA
- a CDS encoding ABC transporter permease gives rise to the protein MDDSPRQTEGWVNPDPNATRGHYRTRGFTKFMSDVVSVFELNFIPIMRQWYLIVLAAAAFPIPWFYVTKAIAPDDPAVVRRLLAGTLVFGVAFSIGMLVGQNAVAQRFMGYLKLLITMPVSKGAYILGSLAYSSISGVITVVMLLGFGVAAGVDISITWGLVPCLVLTVLTMAGLTIFVVSFAPTLQAGNISASLLAIVLAALSPVYFTMEQAPLLLKALGYISPLRYAADGITKSLSGRTDVVVELAVLAGFALVCIALGLWRLPWRED
- a CDS encoding ABC transporter ATP-binding protein, with product MQAPPVEIKQISKRYKNGTWANRELSLTVEPGELLGILGPNGAGKTTLVRQITTELIPTSGEVCVFGIDAVAHYNEAKGYMGVMPQEAQVYYKLSVRHHLRIFGKLRGLSARMASRRADELIADLRLEEHRDKPAEELSGGLKRRLLVGIAALVDPPLMVLDEPSAGLDPEARHDLWELLLGYKRKGTTVLLTTHNMEEAEVLCDRVGIIQDGTLLALDTVDNLKAGHGFEFKITFDTEDKTETVYGATDQELVAQVQAKGIRQYTVSRTTLEDVYLGLTRNKRPLDEEAAT
- a CDS encoding class I SAM-dependent methyltransferase, which codes for MVQAYIQRYVNRLNMQGVIFSSAMEKALCTVQIHKLIDDFYLANCGKYRRARLDRLAPDFEHLRAIYSGGPIIVSDDTGAPRRTLAAEFVTFMIESLELQSGMNVLHIGTNTGYEAALLSEIVESQLKVVTVGVNRNLVEGITNRLAEEGYGDIEVLHLDGFYGRTAKAPFDRILVTVGCTDISPHWITQLGIHGYLLVPMYFGGWYSLLKVWRESDKVLGRVVGSVGAAIEQIEGEGQLYSEDIRGLRFKQLDERVCEWPLWDGIVEDRLERLRDFWFYVGLRSGQCCLINLRQGRQVVASGIGLDMEGKGWAAITSGVYRLVGHEVAIEELSKLYTEWRDLEMPQMAEFRIEIVGGTRDRAIKAKPHWIVDRPLHNYIISLDET